A DNA window from Massilia putida contains the following coding sequences:
- the cphA gene encoding cyanophycin synthetase, with protein MEVTRVRALRGPNLWSHHTSIEAIVTCAPEEESIGALSGFETRLRALFPDIGPLQPTGHDDTVPLAHVLEVAALALQAQAGCPVTFSRTTATLERGVYQVVVEYSEEDVGRLAMQLAEQLCDAARNDQPFDLEGALKQLRDLDEDVRLGPSTGSIVHAAVARGIPYRRLTEGSLVQFGWGSRQRRIQAAEIDATGAIAESIAQDKELTKTLLNAAGVPVPLGRSVSDPDDAWAAAQEIGLPVVIKPKDGNQGKGVTVNVTTREQLNAGFAAASEFRDDIMVEKYLPGHDYRLLVVGNKLVAAARRDPPHVVGDGVHTVRQLVDIVNRDPRRGDGHATSLTKIRFDDIALASLAKQGYDADSVPPKGQRVTLRNNANLSTGGSAADVTDDVHPEVAARAIAAAHMVGLDICGVDLVCDSVLKPIEEQGGGIVEVNAAPGLRMHISPSFGKGRAVGEAIMDTLYAPGDDGRIPVVAVTGTNGKTTTVRLIAHLLASSGLRTGMTNTDGVYIQGRRIDSGDCSGPRSARNVLLHPDVDAAVFETARGGMLREGLAFDRCQVGVVTNIGAGDHLGLNYITTLEDLAVLKRVIIQNVAPGGMAVLNAADPIVAAMAENTKGDVTYFAADASLPLMQKHRAQGRRIVYVKDGHLVAAQGKVEERVPLLDVPITRGGVIGFQVENVMASVAAAWAVGISWDAIRLGLKTFVGESDNAPGRFNVFDYRGATVIADYGHNPDAIQALVNAVESMPAKRRSVVISGAGDRRDEDIRDQTRILGKAFDDVLLYEDQCQRGRLEGEVVALLREGLAGAPRTTHVEEIKGEFVAIDKALARLQPGDLSLILIDQVDEALAHIAKRVKEG; from the coding sequence ATGGAAGTAACACGCGTACGCGCCCTGCGCGGTCCCAACCTGTGGAGCCACCACACGTCGATCGAGGCGATCGTCACCTGCGCGCCGGAAGAGGAATCGATCGGCGCCCTGTCCGGTTTCGAGACGCGCCTGCGCGCCCTGTTCCCCGACATCGGCCCGCTGCAGCCGACCGGCCATGACGACACCGTCCCGCTGGCCCACGTGCTGGAAGTCGCGGCGCTGGCCCTGCAGGCGCAGGCCGGCTGCCCCGTCACGTTCAGCCGCACGACCGCCACGCTGGAGCGCGGCGTCTACCAGGTCGTCGTCGAATACAGCGAGGAAGACGTCGGCCGCCTGGCCATGCAGCTGGCCGAGCAGCTGTGCGACGCGGCCCGCAACGACCAGCCGTTCGACCTCGAAGGCGCGCTCAAGCAGCTGCGCGACCTCGACGAGGACGTGCGCCTCGGCCCGTCGACGGGTTCCATCGTGCACGCGGCCGTCGCGCGCGGCATCCCGTACCGCCGCCTGACCGAGGGCAGCCTGGTGCAGTTCGGCTGGGGCAGCCGCCAGCGCCGCATCCAGGCCGCCGAGATCGACGCCACCGGCGCCATCGCCGAATCCATCGCCCAGGACAAGGAACTCACCAAGACCCTGCTCAACGCGGCCGGCGTGCCGGTCCCGCTGGGCCGCAGCGTGAGCGACCCGGATGACGCCTGGGCCGCCGCGCAAGAGATCGGCCTGCCGGTCGTCATCAAGCCGAAGGACGGCAACCAGGGCAAGGGCGTGACCGTGAACGTCACGACGCGCGAACAACTGAACGCGGGCTTTGCCGCCGCGTCCGAGTTCCGCGACGACATCATGGTCGAAAAATACCTGCCGGGCCACGACTACCGCCTGCTCGTCGTCGGCAACAAGCTCGTCGCCGCCGCCCGCCGCGACCCGCCGCACGTCGTGGGCGACGGCGTGCACACCGTGCGCCAGCTCGTCGACATCGTCAACCGCGACCCGCGCCGCGGCGACGGCCATGCGACGTCGCTGACGAAAATCCGCTTCGACGACATCGCCCTCGCGAGTCTGGCGAAGCAGGGTTACGACGCCGACTCCGTGCCGCCGAAAGGCCAGCGCGTCACGCTGCGCAACAACGCCAACCTGTCGACGGGCGGCTCCGCGGCGGACGTCACGGACGACGTCCATCCGGAAGTGGCGGCCCGCGCGATCGCGGCCGCGCACATGGTCGGCCTGGACATCTGCGGCGTCGACCTCGTGTGCGACAGCGTCCTGAAGCCCATCGAGGAGCAAGGCGGCGGCATCGTCGAAGTGAACGCCGCGCCGGGCCTGCGCATGCACATCTCGCCGTCGTTCGGCAAGGGCCGCGCCGTCGGCGAAGCCATCATGGACACGCTGTACGCCCCGGGCGACGACGGCCGCATCCCGGTGGTCGCCGTGACGGGCACGAACGGCAAGACGACGACCGTGCGCCTGATCGCCCACCTGCTCGCGAGCTCGGGCCTGCGCACCGGCATGACCAACACGGACGGCGTCTACATCCAGGGCCGCCGCATCGACAGCGGCGACTGCAGCGGCCCGCGCAGCGCGCGCAACGTGCTGCTGCACCCGGACGTCGACGCGGCCGTGTTCGAGACGGCGCGCGGCGGCATGCTGCGCGAAGGTCTCGCGTTCGACCGCTGCCAGGTCGGCGTCGTCACCAACATCGGCGCCGGCGACCACCTGGGCCTGAACTACATCACGACCCTGGAAGACCTCGCGGTATTGAAACGCGTGATCATCCAGAACGTGGCCCCTGGCGGCATGGCCGTGCTGAACGCGGCCGACCCGATCGTGGCCGCCATGGCCGAGAACACGAAAGGCGACGTCACCTATTTCGCGGCCGACGCCTCGCTGCCCCTCATGCAGAAACACCGCGCCCAGGGCCGCCGCATCGTCTACGTCAAGGACGGCCACCTCGTCGCGGCGCAAGGCAAAGTGGAAGAGCGCGTGCCGCTGCTCGACGTGCCGATCACCCGCGGCGGCGTGATCGGCTTCCAGGTCGAGAACGTGATGGCGTCCGTGGCGGCCGCATGGGCCGTCGGCATCTCGTGGGATGCGATCCGCCTCGGCCTCAAGACCTTCGTGGGCGAAAGCGACAACGCGCCGGGCCGCTTCAACGTGTTCGACTACCGCGGCGCGACGGTCATCGCCGACTACGGCCATAATCCGGACGCGATCCAGGCCTTGGTGAACGCCGTCGAATCGATGCCGGCCAAGCGCCGCTCCGTCGTGATCTCGGGCGCGGGCGACCGCCGCGACGAGGACATCCGCGACCAGACCCGCATCCTCGGCAAAGCGTTCGACGACGTGCTGCTGTACGAAGACCAGTGCCAGCGCGGCCGCCTTGAGGGCGAAGTCGTCGCCCTGCTGCGCGAGGGTCTCGCCGGCGCGCCCCGTACCACGCACGT